TACTGAAGAGGTGGCCACCCGGAAAAGACGTCGGGTGCACTTCGGCATGTCGGCTGCCCTTGTATTGGTAATCTGCATTTTTGAACTGGTGAACAACAAGAGCGTAATCGATACGATATTCACCATTGCGTCGTACACCTACGGACCTCTGCTGGGCCTGTTTGCTTTCGGGCTCTTTACCCGTCTGCAACCTCGTGACAGATATGTACCTAACGTAGCAATTGCATCACCAATCATCTGTTATATAACCAGTGTGCTAACCGACAGACTGACAGGATATAAATTCGGCTACGAAATGCTGATGCTCAATGGCGCATTGACATTCGCCGGGTTAGCACTAATTTCAACAAAAAATAAACTAAAAGAATAAATATGGAAATCTCAAACGCAGAGTTCGTAATAAGCAATACAGACGTAACCAAATGCCCCAAGAGCACATTGCCCGAATATGCATTCATCGGTCGCTCTAATGTAGGAAAATCAAGTCTGATAAATATGCTTACCCAACGTAAAGGATTGGCTATGACCTCCTCTACACCAGGAAAAACCATGTTGATTAATCATTTTATCGTAAACAATGAATGGTACCTTGTTGACCTTCCGGGATATGGATTCGCACGCCGCGGAAAAGCCGGAATGGAAAGCCTGCGCACCCTGATTGAGGATTATATCCTGGAACGGGAGCAGATGACCAATCTTTTCGTTCTGATAGACAGCCGTCTGGAACCACAGAAAATCGACTTGGAATTTATGGAATGGCTGGGCGAAAACGGAGTCCCATTTTCCATCATCTTTACCAAATCCGATAAGCTGACTTCTGGTAAGTTAAAAGATAACATCAACCGTTACCTGAAAAAACTTCGTGATCAATGGGAGGAGCTTCCACCTTATTTTGTTTCATCTGCCGAAAATAGGTTGGGACGAAAAGAGATTCTGGATTATATTGAGAGTATAAATAATGGTCTTAAACAACAATAAAAATGAAGCGTAATATTATTTTCGTAGCAGCCATTCTGAGCGTGCTACTTTTTTCGGGTTCTGCAAGTGCCCAATCATTAGGTGATATTTTAAATAGCAAAAACGTTAACGAAGCTGTAAACAAAGTAAGCGGCGCCGTGGTAACAAAGCCTCAAAGCATTGTCGGTGTGTGGAAATACAAAGGTTCCGCCTGCGCTTTCGAAAGTGACAACATGGTAACGCAAATGGGGTCAAAGGTAGTTACCGACAAGATTGAAGAGAAAATTGATGGCTACTTTACACAAGCCGGATTCAAACCGGGAGCTAGCAACTTCATCTTCACCGCTGATGGAAAGTTTGTAAACACCGTTGGCAGCCAGAGATTCAACGGAAGCTATACATACAATAAGGCCAACGGGGCACTGGTACTGAACTATCAGCAACTCACTGTTAGCATCAACGGGAGTGTTAGAGTTTCAAACGGCGCCACTGCTCTACTTTTCGACGCGAATAAAATGATGAAGCTAATCGCTGCCATGAGCAAAGAAACAAGTGCTGAGGAGACTGTAAAATCAATCTCTACTATGCTCAACGAGTGTAAAGGAGTGAAAGTTGGATTTAAAATTGGAAAATAGTTCGCAATTCATAAGAACTATATCAATAATAATGTCCGGATAAAGAGTTTTTCTTCTTTTACCTCATTCCCAAAATAAAAATCGGTCGATACTTATGTATCCGGCCGATTTTTATTTTTAGACATTCTGTAATCAGATAATAAGCTCAAATATTACTTTTTTAATTAATTTTACGGCATGAAACTCTATTTGAGAAGACAGGCCGTTATAGCATGGATATTACTTTTTTCCATTGCTCCCATGGGAGTTGTGAAGAGCATTCATACCCATGAGGAAAAGGGAATTACCGCAACACACCATTGCGATCATTCTTCTTGTAATTGTGCTATTTGTCAGTTTCATCTGTTACCCTACGTAGCGCCTACCCTGCTTCAATTAACGGTTTATCTGGTTATGCACCACCAGGAAACAACAGAACGAACCCTCAGGGTGACAAAGGTTACACCATACTCCTATTTATTAAGAGCCCCTCCTTCTTCTTATTCTAAATAGAAATTATTATTGCTGTGCTCCAATTAATTTTAGGAGCATGGTGTTTTGTATATTTAAAATAAGAAACTATAATGAAAAAATATATCTTATGGGTTTCCTGCTTTATCTATGCCCTGCTTCCATGCATGGGTATGGAGCAAACAGGAAAACCAACCGACGCAAGCATTTTCGGGCATATTACCGATATAAAGACGAAAGAACATCTTGCATACATAAGCGTATCAATCAAAGGAACAAAAATAGGTACAACATCCGATGCTTCCGGACATTTCCTATTGGAAAATCTTCCGGAAGGAGATTGGATTCTCGAATTTAAATCTGTGGGCTACAAGACTTCTATCTTGAATGTTTCTGTGGTAAAAAAGAAGACCATCGAACTGGATATCGAACTTACTCCGGATCTGATTTCACTTGATGAAGTTGTTGTGAGCAGCAACAGAAATGAAACAGCAAAGCGACTGGCTCCTTCATTAATTAACATCCTAAATACAGAGTTATTCGAGGATACTCATTCATCCTGTCTGGCACAAGGACTCGATTTTCATTCGGGGGTACGCGTTGAAAACACCTGCCACACCTGCGGATCAGATCAAGTAAGAATTAATGGTTTGGAAGGCTCATACAGTCAAATATTGATTGATTCACGACCAATTTTCAGTTCATTGGCTGGCTTATACGGATTGGAACAAATTCCACAAAATATGATTGAACGAGTAGAAATTGTTAAAGGTGGCGGCTCAACTTTATTCGGTTCGTCAGCAATTGCCGGAACCATAAACGTTATTACAAAAGAGCCCACCAGAAGTTCAGGAGAGTTTTCCCATGATATTACTTCCATTGGTGGAACAAACTCATTCGACAATAATACCAGCCTCAATGCTTCCCTTGTTACTGACGACCGAAAAGCCGGTCTGATTATCTTCGGACAGAGTAGATATCGGGACGGATATTCCCGAAACAACGACGGGTACACTAATTTTCCGAAAATGAACATCAAAACCCTGGGGGTAAAATCTTATTTCAAAACTTCCGATAACTCGAAACTGTCATTCGAATATCATAATATAACCGATTACAGACGGGGCGGCAATATGCTTAGTCGTCCGCCACACTATGCAGATGTAGCAGAGGAAGCATGTCATTCCATCAATGGTGGGGGACTAAATTTCGACTTGTCAACTCTTGATCACAAGCACAAAATTAACTTGTACACCTCTATGCAGAGCATTTCAAGAAAGAGCTATTCGGGAACAGATCAAAACCCAGGAGGATATGGCAATACCAACGAGCGAACCTATGTAACAGGTGGACAGTATACCTACGATTGGGAAAAATGCGTCTTCTTGCCGGCCCAGTTCACTGCAGGTGCGGAATATATCTATGATAAACTGCACGACGAAATCTTGGGTTACAATCGTAATATTAAACAAACGGTTTATAGCGAAAGTGCATTTCTGCAAAATGAATGGAAAAATCAAACCTTTGGGATCCTTGTAGGAGGTCGAGTTGACAAACACAATATGGTAGGCCATCCAATCTTTAGCCCTCGCATCACCTTGAGATATAATCCAGATCTGAATGTGAATCTGCGTTTTAGTTACTCTACAGGATTCAGGGCTCCGCAGCTATACGATGACGACCTTCATGTTTCAGCGGTTGGTGGAGAGATAGCCACTGTACATTCGGCAACCGGCCTGAAACCCGAGAAATCAGAAAGCTTTAGCACTTCTGTCGATTTTTACAATACCATTGGAGAAGTGCCGGTAAATATCCGTTTCGAAGGATTCTATACCAACCTGAAAAATGTATTTGTGCTCAATGATATAGGAAAAGACAGCGAGGGAAATATCCTGAAAGAACGTTCAAACGGATCAGGAGCAAAAGTAATGGGAGTTACAGCTGAAGGGAAAGTAGCTTTCTCAACTATACTTAAATTCGAAGCCGGAGCAACATTACAAAGCAGCAGGTATAATGAAACTGAAAACTGGAGTGCAACTGAAGACCTCTCAACAAGAAAAATGCTTCGAACACCTGATTTATATGGCTACTTTACCTCCCGATTCACTCCCGTGAAAAGATTCGAGACTGCCATTTCGGGAACATATACCGGCAGTATGCTGGTTCCTCATGCAGCCGGCTATATTGAAAAGGATATTAATATAGCAACTCCCGGATTCTTCAACATGAATGTAAAGGTGAGTTATACATTCCCCGTCTATCATCAAATTGCACTTCAGATAAATGCTGGGGTTCAGAATCTGTTCGATGCCTATCAATCCGACCCGGACAAGGGAAAATTCCGTGATTCAGATTACATCTATGGTCCTGCCCTGCCGAGAAGCTATTTTGTCGGAGCCAAGATTAATTTTTAGGCCTGGAAAGCAGAAAATATAAATGAGCCATTTTCCACCTATTTAAAGGATTGAAAATAGCTCATTTTATTTAAAAAGTTACAAGTTTTTTCTTTTAACCTGGAGGAGGCAATTCTTGAAGGGTAGTTTAGTATTTGTTGTAAGAAACCACCTTTGATTTCTCCTTGCGAACTTTATCCCTTTTAGGCTTTAATGAATAACCAATTGTAATATCGAGCAGGAGCCGTTTCTTTTCCGGAATGCCGGCAAGCTGTTTCATCTTCTTCTCATCAAACCACCCCACCATACAGGAGCCCAGTCCCTCGCTTTCGGCGGCAAGAGTGATATGAGCCGCGGCTATTCCGAGGTCGATCAGCGGGAAATGTTTATTCTTCACCTTCCCACCTAGCATGGAAGTGATATTTGCTGATTCTTCCACTATAAGGATATGCACGGGAGCCTCTTTGGCAAACTTGTTCATTCCCATTCCGGCAGCCGCCTTCCCTATTTCTATGGAAAGCTCCCGGTCGGTTATCAC
The Bacteroides sedimenti genome window above contains:
- the yihA gene encoding ribosome biogenesis GTP-binding protein YihA/YsxC, with protein sequence MEISNAEFVISNTDVTKCPKSTLPEYAFIGRSNVGKSSLINMLTQRKGLAMTSSTPGKTMLINHFIVNNEWYLVDLPGYGFARRGKAGMESLRTLIEDYILEREQMTNLFVLIDSRLEPQKIDLEFMEWLGENGVPFSIIFTKSDKLTSGKLKDNINRYLKKLRDQWEELPPYFVSSAENRLGRKEILDYIESINNGLKQQ
- a CDS encoding lipocalin-like domain-containing protein; protein product: MKRNIIFVAAILSVLLFSGSASAQSLGDILNSKNVNEAVNKVSGAVVTKPQSIVGVWKYKGSACAFESDNMVTQMGSKVVTDKIEEKIDGYFTQAGFKPGASNFIFTADGKFVNTVGSQRFNGSYTYNKANGALVLNYQQLTVSINGSVRVSNGATALLFDANKMMKLIAAMSKETSAEETVKSISTMLNECKGVKVGFKIGK
- a CDS encoding TonB-dependent receptor; translated protein: MKKYILWVSCFIYALLPCMGMEQTGKPTDASIFGHITDIKTKEHLAYISVSIKGTKIGTTSDASGHFLLENLPEGDWILEFKSVGYKTSILNVSVVKKKTIELDIELTPDLISLDEVVVSSNRNETAKRLAPSLINILNTELFEDTHSSCLAQGLDFHSGVRVENTCHTCGSDQVRINGLEGSYSQILIDSRPIFSSLAGLYGLEQIPQNMIERVEIVKGGGSTLFGSSAIAGTINVITKEPTRSSGEFSHDITSIGGTNSFDNNTSLNASLVTDDRKAGLIIFGQSRYRDGYSRNNDGYTNFPKMNIKTLGVKSYFKTSDNSKLSFEYHNITDYRRGGNMLSRPPHYADVAEEACHSINGGGLNFDLSTLDHKHKINLYTSMQSISRKSYSGTDQNPGGYGNTNERTYVTGGQYTYDWEKCVFLPAQFTAGAEYIYDKLHDEILGYNRNIKQTVYSESAFLQNEWKNQTFGILVGGRVDKHNMVGHPIFSPRITLRYNPDLNVNLRFSYSTGFRAPQLYDDDLHVSAVGGEIATVHSATGLKPEKSESFSTSVDFYNTIGEVPVNIRFEGFYTNLKNVFVLNDIGKDSEGNILKERSNGSGAKVMGVTAEGKVAFSTILKFEAGATLQSSRYNETENWSATEDLSTRKMLRTPDLYGYFTSRFTPVKRFETAISGTYTGSMLVPHAAGYIEKDINIATPGFFNMNVKVSYTFPVYHQIALQINAGVQNLFDAYQSDPDKGKFRDSDYIYGPALPRSYFVGAKINF
- a CDS encoding nitroreductase family protein; this encodes MNDFLELVKSRQSDRAYDMTRDVEPEKLDRILEAARLAPSACNAQPWKFVVITDRELSIEIGKAAAGMGMNKFAKEAPVHILIVEESANITSMLGGKVKNKHFPLIDLGIAAAHITLAAESEGLGSCMVGWFDEKKMKQLAGIPEKKRLLLDITIGYSLKPKRDKVRKEKSKVVSYNKY